One genomic window of Nicotiana sylvestris chromosome 10, ASM39365v2, whole genome shotgun sequence includes the following:
- the LOC104221707 gene encoding serine carboxypeptidase-like 13 isoform X2, with amino-acid sequence MMCNIISLVSIINFFLLFYRVVVLPQHAAASHSTVEFLPGFEGPLPFHLETGYIGVGEYEEVQLFYYFLKSESEPTKDPILIWLSGGPGCSSFTALVYQIGPLYFEPNEYNGSLPKLTLNPNSWTKVANIIFLDQPVNSGFSYATTSTTFKSTDLQACHHIYQFLRKWLIKHQEFIRNPMYIGGDSYSGITVPVITQLISNGIEAGHKPSINLKGYILGNPSTFPLQYNYWVPYAHGMGLISDELYQLLEKNCNGENLQYADPSNVLCYQHYQTFEQLISGINKPHILEPSCGSDAESKRSFRLFGKRRSLYENYSTKCRVEVHRLSTYWANDPRVQEALNVRKGAITRWTRCRESIVNKTYTITFQDSIPYHVELSKKLYRSLIYSLNMRSPSLLHGSFVNGKGKYETIY; translated from the exons ATGATGTGCAATATTATTTCACTTGTGTCCATCATCAACTTCTTTTTGCTGTTTTATAGAGTTGTTGTCCTACCACAACATGCTGCTGCTTCTCACTCTACCGTTGAATTTCTTCCTGGATTTGAAGGTCCACTTCCTTTCCATCTTGAGACTGG GTATATTGGAGTAGGTGAATATGAAGAAGTGCAgctcttttattattttcttaaatcaGAATCAGAACCCACAAAAGATCCTATTTTGATTTGGCTCTCAGGAGGACCTGGTTGCTCTTCCTTTACTGCACTTGTTTATCAAATAG GGCCCTTGTATTTTGAGCCAAACGAGTATAATGGGAGCCTTCCAAAGCTAACATTGAATCCAAACTCATGGACCAAG GTAGCTAACATAATATTCTTGGATCAACCTGTGAATAGTGGCTTCTCTTATGCAACAACTTCAACAACATTCAAGTCTACTGATCTACAAGCATGCCACCATATCTACCAGTTTTTGCGAAAG TGGTTGATTAAGCATCAAGAGTTCATTAGGAATCCAATGTACATTGGTGGAGATTCATATTCTGGCATCACTGTTCCAGTTATCACTCAACTAATATCAAATG GAATTGAAGCAGGGCACAAGCCATCGATTAATCTTAAG GGATATATACTTGGGAATCCTAGCACGTTTCCTCTTCAATATAACTACTGGGTTCCTTATGCTCATGGAATGGGACTTATCTCCGACGAACTTTATCAG TTACTGGAGAAAAATTGTAACGGGGAAAATTTACAATATGCTGACCCCAGCAATGTTTTGTGCTATCAACACTACCAAACTTTCGAACAG TTGATTAGTGGAATCAATAAGCCACACATCCTAGAGCCCTCGTGTGGTTCAGATGCAGAATCTAAAAGGTCATTTCGATTATTTGGAAAAAGAAGATCTCTTTATGAAAATTATTCCACTAAGTGCCGA GTTGAGGTACACAGGTTGTCTACTTACTGGGCAAATGATCCAAGAGTACAAGAAGCTCTTAATGTTCGTAAG GGAGCTATAACAAGATGGACAAGATGTAGGGAAAGTATCGTGAATAAAACTTACACTATTACTTTCCAAGATAGCATACCTTATCATGTGGAACTCAGCAAAAAACTTTATCGATCACTTATATACAG